One genomic region from Streptomyces sp. NBC_00457 encodes:
- a CDS encoding (2Fe-2S)-binding protein, whose amino-acid sequence MTHISVNVDGTTYEDEVEPRLLLIHYLRDRLGLTGTPIGCDTSNCGACTVELDGESVKSCSVLAVQADGSEVTTVQGLAQDGEWTGLQKAFHEQHGLQCGYCTPGMIMAARDLLRENPHPSSDDVRQALEGNLCRCTGYQNIVRAVLAASGQEVPA is encoded by the coding sequence ATGACCCACATCTCGGTGAACGTGGACGGCACGACGTACGAGGACGAGGTCGAGCCCCGTCTGCTGCTGATCCACTACCTGCGCGACCGCCTCGGTCTGACCGGCACCCCGATCGGCTGCGACACCTCCAACTGCGGGGCCTGCACGGTCGAGCTCGACGGGGAGAGCGTCAAGAGCTGCTCGGTCCTCGCCGTCCAGGCGGACGGGAGCGAAGTGACCACGGTCCAGGGGCTCGCCCAGGACGGCGAGTGGACCGGGCTGCAGAAGGCGTTCCACGAGCAGCACGGCCTGCAGTGCGGCTACTGCACCCCGGGCATGATCATGGCGGCCCGGGATCTGCTGCGGGAGAACCCGCACCCCAGCTCGGACGACGTACGCCAGGCCCTGGAGGGCAACCTCTGCCGGTGCACCGGCTACCAGAACATCGTGCGCGCGGTGCTCGCCGCCTCCGGGCAGGAGGTGCCGGCATGA
- a CDS encoding xanthine dehydrogenase family protein molybdopterin-binding subunit, translating to MTDQMAGPEVGRSRARKEDAHLITGQTNWTDNIQVSGLLHLAILRSPMAHARLDRVDVSAALDRPGVIAAFTGRDLADGMGSMPCVWPVTEDIVMPDHPAVAVDEVRYAGDPIAVVVARDRYTAADALEAIEVDYTPLPPVLDLEDALAEGAPLVHSDKGTNRCYVWPLATGESFDAVRERADLVLKRRYIQQRLIPNAMEPRAVVVTPLAASGEYTLYSSTQVPHIARVLLAMVTGIPEQKLRVIAPDVGGGFGSKLQVYGEEALALAVARKLGRPVKWTESRSENYQATHHGRGQIQDIEIAATRDGKLLGLKVDLLADMGAYLMIITPGTPLLGAFMYPGIYKMDAYDFTCTGVFTTRTPTDAYRGAGRPEATFAIERIMDDLAVELGLDPIELRRRNWIRHEEFPYTSVAGLTYDSGNYEAATEKALALFGYDKLRAEQADRNERGDTVRLGIGVSTYTEMCGLAPSRVLRDLRYAAGGWEAATIRMLPTGKVEVVTGTSPHGQGHATCWSQIAADALGVPFEDVEVVHGDTRAVPQGMDTYGSRSLVVGGIAVHHAAEKVVAKARKVAAHLLEASENDLEFTNGVFSVKGSPEARKTIQEVAFETFSSHDLPDGMEPTINAEHLVDPENFSYPHGTHLCAVEVDTETGQTRIRSYVCVDDVGKVVNPMIVEGQVHGGLAQGIAQALYEEAVYDDEGNLLSGTMADYLVPSAADLPDFVTDRTETPSTLNPLGVKGVGEAGTIASTPAVVNAVVDALRPLGVADVRMPCTPQRVWEAIEEAAR from the coding sequence ATGACCGACCAGATGGCCGGACCCGAAGTCGGCCGCTCCCGAGCCCGCAAGGAAGACGCCCACCTGATCACGGGCCAGACCAACTGGACCGACAACATCCAGGTCAGCGGCCTGCTGCACCTGGCGATCCTGCGCAGCCCCATGGCGCACGCCCGCCTGGATCGCGTCGACGTCTCCGCGGCCCTCGACCGGCCGGGCGTCATCGCCGCCTTCACGGGACGTGACCTCGCCGACGGCATGGGCTCGATGCCGTGCGTGTGGCCGGTGACCGAGGACATCGTCATGCCGGACCATCCGGCGGTGGCGGTCGACGAGGTGCGGTACGCGGGCGACCCGATCGCGGTCGTCGTGGCGCGGGACCGGTACACGGCGGCGGACGCGCTGGAGGCGATCGAGGTCGACTACACGCCGCTGCCCCCGGTGCTCGACCTGGAGGACGCGCTCGCCGAGGGCGCCCCGCTGGTCCACTCCGACAAGGGCACCAACCGCTGCTACGTCTGGCCGCTCGCCACCGGCGAGAGCTTCGACGCGGTACGCGAGCGCGCCGACCTCGTCCTGAAGCGGCGCTACATCCAGCAGCGCCTGATCCCCAACGCGATGGAGCCCCGCGCGGTCGTCGTCACCCCGCTCGCGGCCTCCGGCGAGTACACCCTGTACTCCTCCACCCAAGTCCCGCACATCGCACGGGTACTGCTGGCCATGGTCACCGGCATCCCCGAGCAGAAGCTGCGGGTGATCGCGCCCGACGTGGGCGGCGGCTTCGGCTCCAAGCTCCAGGTGTACGGCGAGGAGGCCCTCGCGCTCGCCGTGGCCCGCAAGCTGGGCCGGCCGGTGAAGTGGACCGAGTCCCGCTCCGAGAACTACCAGGCCACCCACCACGGCCGCGGCCAGATCCAGGACATCGAGATCGCCGCCACCCGCGACGGCAAGCTGCTCGGCCTGAAGGTCGACCTGCTGGCCGACATGGGCGCCTACCTGATGATCATCACCCCGGGCACTCCGCTGCTGGGCGCCTTCATGTACCCGGGGATCTACAAGATGGACGCCTACGACTTCACGTGCACGGGCGTCTTCACCACGCGCACGCCGACCGACGCCTACCGGGGCGCCGGCCGGCCCGAGGCGACCTTCGCCATCGAGCGGATCATGGACGATCTGGCCGTCGAACTCGGCCTGGATCCCATCGAGTTGCGGCGCCGCAACTGGATCCGGCACGAGGAGTTCCCGTACACCTCCGTCGCCGGGCTCACCTACGACAGCGGCAACTACGAGGCCGCCACGGAGAAGGCACTCGCCCTGTTCGGCTACGACAAACTGCGCGCCGAGCAGGCGGACCGCAACGAGCGCGGCGACACCGTACGCCTCGGCATCGGCGTGTCGACGTACACCGAGATGTGCGGGCTCGCGCCGAGCCGGGTGCTCAGGGACCTCAGGTACGCGGCCGGCGGCTGGGAGGCGGCGACCATCCGCATGCTGCCGACCGGCAAGGTCGAGGTCGTCACCGGCACCAGCCCGCACGGGCAGGGCCATGCGACCTGCTGGAGCCAGATCGCCGCCGACGCGCTGGGCGTGCCGTTCGAGGACGTCGAGGTGGTGCACGGCGACACCAGGGCCGTCCCGCAGGGCATGGACACCTACGGGTCGCGGTCGCTGGTCGTCGGCGGGATCGCCGTGCACCACGCGGCCGAGAAGGTGGTCGCCAAGGCCCGCAAGGTCGCCGCGCATCTGCTCGAAGCCAGCGAGAACGACCTGGAGTTCACCAACGGCGTCTTCTCGGTGAAGGGCTCACCCGAGGCCCGCAAGACCATCCAGGAGGTCGCCTTCGAGACGTTCTCCTCGCACGACCTGCCCGACGGCATGGAGCCCACCATCAACGCCGAGCACCTCGTCGACCCGGAGAACTTCTCCTACCCGCACGGCACCCACCTGTGCGCGGTCGAGGTCGACACGGAGACCGGGCAGACCCGGATCAGGTCGTACGTCTGTGTCGACGACGTCGGCAAGGTCGTCAACCCGATGATCGTCGAGGGTCAGGTGCACGGCGGCCTCGCCCAGGGCATCGCGCAGGCGCTGTACGAGGAGGCGGTCTACGACGACGAGGGCAACCTGCTCTCCGGCACGATGGCCGACTACCTGGTGCCGTCGGCGGCGGACCTGCCGGACTTCGTGACCGACCGGACGGAGACGCCGTCGACCCTGAATCCCTTGGGGGTCAAGGGAGTCGGTGAGGCGGGGACGATCGCCTCGACGCCGGCCGTCGTGAACGCGGTCGTGGACGCGCTGCGTCCGCTGGGCGTGGCCGACGTGCGGATGCCCTGCACCCCGCAGCGGGTGTGGGAAGCGATCGAGGAGGCGGCGCGATGA
- a CDS encoding FAD binding domain-containing protein: MIPPAFDYARPSSVDEAVRTLADAGEDAKVLAGGQSLLQLLRLRLAFPELVVDVGRIPELRGVREDGNTLVIGALTTHHDVIHDPLVRRHAGLLATATATVADPAVRHRGTLGGSLAHADPAGDPPAAVLALDGELVAQGPRGRRTIPAREFFVDYLQTALEPDELLVEVRIPKTDGWGFHYEKFHRVAQSWPIVGVAALVRRDNGQITQARVGLTNMGSTALRASATEEALSGAGDAQDVARAAQSAAEGTRPSQDTSASPEYRAHLARVLTKRAVLAAAGMG, translated from the coding sequence ATGATCCCCCCGGCATTCGACTACGCCCGGCCGAGCAGCGTCGACGAGGCGGTGCGCACCCTCGCCGACGCGGGCGAGGACGCGAAGGTGCTGGCCGGCGGGCAGAGTCTGCTGCAGCTGCTGCGGCTCAGGCTGGCCTTCCCCGAACTGGTCGTCGACGTCGGCCGCATCCCCGAGCTGCGCGGGGTGCGCGAGGACGGGAACACCCTCGTCATCGGCGCGCTGACCACCCACCACGACGTCATCCACGACCCGCTCGTCCGCCGCCACGCCGGACTGCTGGCGACGGCCACCGCCACGGTCGCGGATCCCGCCGTACGCCACCGGGGCACCCTCGGCGGATCGCTCGCGCACGCGGACCCGGCCGGGGATCCACCCGCCGCGGTGCTGGCGCTGGACGGCGAGCTGGTGGCGCAGGGGCCGCGGGGGCGGCGCACCATCCCGGCGCGCGAGTTCTTCGTCGACTACCTGCAGACCGCGCTGGAACCGGACGAGCTCCTGGTCGAGGTGCGGATCCCGAAGACGGACGGCTGGGGCTTCCACTACGAGAAGTTCCACCGGGTGGCACAGTCCTGGCCGATCGTCGGCGTGGCCGCGCTGGTGCGGCGCGACAACGGGCAGATCACTCAGGCCCGCGTGGGCCTGACCAACATGGGCTCCACGGCGCTGCGCGCGTCCGCGACCGAGGAGGCCCTGTCGGGCGCGGGTGACGCGCAGGACGTGGCGCGGGCCGCCCAGTCGGCGGCGGAGGGCACCCGGCCGTCGCAGGACACGTCCGCGTCGCCGGAGTACCGGGCGCATCTCGCGCGGGTGCTCACCAAGCGGGCGGTGCTGGCGGCCGCCGGAATGGGGTGA
- a CDS encoding AAA family ATPase, which yields MTHIDGPEQVRARLEETGYLVDEGLAVACFLALRLHRPLFCEGDAGVGKTALASALAEALDAPLIRLQCHEGIDASQALYDWDFPRQLLHLRAAEAAGITDADRLEGELYDRRFLIARPLLRALETHPSVLLVDEIDRADDEFEAFLLELLSEFSVTIPELGTLRAEQPPVVVLTSNRTREVHDALKRRCLYHWFDHPGFARELAIVRRRLPGVSARLAEQVTALVQALRGEDLLKPPGVAETIDWAQALDALGATEVDAELAVATLGSVLKYREDAERARGLDLAAVLAVRGA from the coding sequence ATCACGCACATCGACGGGCCGGAGCAGGTGCGGGCCCGGCTGGAGGAGACGGGGTACCTCGTCGATGAGGGTCTGGCCGTCGCCTGCTTCCTGGCCCTGCGCCTGCACCGGCCGCTGTTCTGCGAGGGCGACGCCGGCGTGGGCAAGACGGCGCTCGCGTCGGCGCTCGCCGAGGCGCTGGACGCCCCGCTGATCCGGTTGCAGTGCCACGAGGGCATCGACGCCTCCCAGGCCCTGTACGACTGGGACTTCCCGCGCCAGCTGCTGCATCTGCGGGCGGCGGAGGCGGCCGGGATCACCGACGCCGACCGGCTGGAAGGCGAGCTGTACGACCGGCGGTTCCTGATCGCCCGGCCGCTGCTGCGTGCCCTGGAGACGCATCCGTCGGTGCTGCTGGTCGACGAGATCGACCGCGCGGACGACGAGTTCGAGGCGTTCCTGCTGGAGCTGCTGTCCGAGTTCTCCGTCACGATCCCCGAGCTGGGCACGCTGCGGGCCGAGCAGCCGCCGGTCGTCGTCCTGACCTCCAACCGCACCCGCGAGGTGCACGACGCCCTCAAGCGCCGCTGCCTCTACCACTGGTTCGACCACCCCGGCTTCGCCCGCGAACTGGCCATCGTGCGGCGGCGGTTGCCCGGCGTCTCGGCACGCCTGGCCGAGCAGGTGACCGCACTCGTCCAGGCGCTGCGGGGCGAGGACCTGCTCAAGCCGCCCGGGGTGGCCGAGACGATCGACTGGGCGCAGGCCCTCGACGCGCTCGGCGCGACCGAGGTGGACGCGGAGCTGGCGGTGGCGACGCTGGGCTCGGTGCTGAAGTACCGGGAGGACGCCGAGCGGGCGCGGGGGCTGGATCTGGCGGCGGTGCTCGCCGTACGAGGGGCGTGA
- a CDS encoding vWA domain-containing protein yields the protein MLAADAALLGFARALRAAGVDASTERLHAFLSAVDLLRPEVRADVYWAGRLTLCGGRDDLERYERVFAAYFGSGSPATEAVRATPQPRLRLVVRDAHTGGHHEGDRQGPPAAALASPAEVLRHRDVAELDAVEREQVRRLLAAFALRGEARRSARRRPARRGQVDPHRTVRELLRRGGEPARLLRHARAERPRRVVLLVDVSGSMAPYADALLRFAHAAARGTHTEVFTIGTRLTHVTRELSQRDPDLAMAALAAAVPDWRGGTRLGELLREFLNRWGQRGLARGAVVVLLSDGWERGDPALLADQMRRLHRLAHRVIWANPRKARSGYAPVAGGMAAALPSVDAFVEGHSVAALERLAAVVKGADDA from the coding sequence GTGCTGGCCGCGGACGCCGCGCTCCTCGGTTTCGCCCGTGCGCTGCGGGCGGCCGGCGTCGACGCGAGCACGGAACGGCTGCACGCGTTCCTGAGCGCGGTGGACCTGCTGCGGCCGGAGGTGCGGGCGGACGTGTACTGGGCGGGGCGGCTGACGCTGTGCGGGGGCCGGGACGATCTGGAGCGGTACGAGCGGGTGTTCGCCGCGTACTTCGGCTCCGGCTCACCCGCCACGGAGGCGGTACGGGCCACCCCGCAGCCCCGGCTGCGCCTGGTCGTACGGGACGCGCACACCGGGGGCCACCACGAAGGAGATCGGCAGGGACCGCCCGCCGCCGCCCTGGCCAGCCCCGCCGAGGTCCTCCGGCACCGCGACGTCGCCGAGCTGGACGCGGTCGAACGCGAGCAGGTGCGCCGGCTGCTGGCCGCGTTCGCGCTGCGGGGCGAGGCCCGGCGCAGTGCGCGGCGGCGTCCGGCCCGGCGCGGGCAGGTCGATCCGCACCGGACGGTACGGGAGTTGCTGCGGCGCGGCGGTGAGCCGGCACGGCTGCTCCGGCACGCCCGGGCCGAGCGGCCCCGGCGGGTCGTGCTGCTGGTGGACGTCAGCGGTTCCATGGCGCCGTACGCCGACGCGCTGCTCCGCTTCGCGCACGCGGCCGCCCGCGGGACACACACCGAAGTCTTCACCATCGGCACCCGGCTGACCCACGTCACCCGCGAACTGTCGCAACGCGACCCGGACTTGGCGATGGCCGCGCTCGCGGCGGCGGTGCCCGACTGGCGCGGCGGCACCCGACTCGGCGAACTGCTGCGGGAGTTCCTGAACCGCTGGGGACAGCGCGGTCTGGCGCGCGGCGCTGTGGTGGTCCTGCTCTCCGACGGCTGGGAGCGCGGCGACCCCGCACTGCTGGCGGACCAGATGCGCCGTCTGCACCGGCTGGCCCACCGGGTGATCTGGGCCAACCCCCGCAAGGCGCGCTCCGGTTACGCGCCCGTGGCCGGCGGGATGGCGGCGGCGCTGCCGAGCGTGGACGCGTTCGTCGAGGGGCACAGCGTGGCCGCGCTGGAACGGCTGGCGGCAGTGGTGAAAGGAGCCGACGATGCGTGA
- a CDS encoding XdhC family protein: MRDILPVLHGWYTERVPFGLATVVATSRSAPRDPGAAMAVGPDDEVVGSVSGGCVEGAVFELAQDVVASGEARLETFGYSDEDAFAVGLTCGGEITLLVRPVTAALDPSFGAVAESVAAHRPVTVATVTDGPAPRGATLAVWPDTVSGTLGTEGLDVAVTADARGELALGATGLRHYGPHGERREDAVTVFLHSFAPPPRMLVFGAIDYAAAVARIGDFLGYRVTVCDARPVFATPKRFPAGVEVVVDWPHRYLRSTGTDERTAICVLTHDPKFDVPLLEEALRRPAAYIGAMGSRRTHDDRTKRLTEAGLTERELSRLRSPVGLDLGARTPEEVAVSVAAEIVALRWGGTGAPLTATAGAIHPQGA; the protein is encoded by the coding sequence ATGCGTGACATCCTCCCGGTGCTGCACGGCTGGTACACGGAACGGGTCCCGTTCGGACTCGCCACGGTCGTCGCGACCAGCCGCAGCGCGCCGCGCGATCCCGGTGCGGCGATGGCCGTGGGACCGGACGACGAGGTCGTCGGCAGTGTGTCCGGCGGGTGCGTCGAGGGAGCCGTCTTCGAACTCGCCCAGGACGTGGTGGCGAGCGGCGAGGCCCGCCTTGAGACCTTCGGGTACAGCGACGAGGACGCGTTCGCGGTCGGCCTCACCTGCGGCGGCGAGATCACCCTGCTCGTACGTCCCGTGACGGCCGCCCTGGACCCCTCCTTCGGCGCGGTCGCCGAGTCGGTCGCCGCACACCGCCCGGTGACCGTCGCCACGGTGACCGACGGCCCCGCCCCGCGCGGCGCCACCCTCGCCGTCTGGCCGGACACGGTGTCCGGCACGCTCGGCACGGAGGGCCTTGACGTGGCCGTCACCGCCGACGCCCGCGGCGAACTCGCCCTCGGCGCCACGGGGTTGCGCCACTACGGCCCGCACGGGGAACGCCGCGAGGACGCCGTCACCGTCTTCCTGCACTCCTTCGCCCCACCGCCGCGCATGCTGGTCTTCGGCGCCATCGACTACGCCGCCGCGGTCGCCCGCATCGGTGACTTCCTCGGCTACCGGGTCACCGTGTGCGACGCCCGCCCGGTCTTCGCCACGCCGAAGCGGTTCCCGGCGGGCGTGGAGGTGGTCGTGGACTGGCCGCACCGCTATCTGCGCTCCACCGGCACCGACGAGCGCACGGCGATCTGCGTCCTCACCCACGACCCGAAGTTCGACGTGCCGCTGCTGGAGGAAGCGCTGCGCCGGCCGGCCGCGTACATCGGGGCGATGGGCAGCCGCCGTACGCACGACGACCGGACGAAACGGCTGACCGAGGCCGGACTCACCGAACGCGAGCTGTCCCGGCTGCGCTCCCCGGTCGGGCTCGACCTGGGCGCCCGTACGCCCGAGGAGGTCGCCGTGTCCGTCGCCGCCGAGATCGTCGCGCTGCGCTGGGGCGGGACCGGGGCCCCGCTGACGGCGACGGCCGGAGCCATCCATCCGCAGGGAGCGTGA
- a CDS encoding SRPBCC family protein: MELHHEFTVPVPVDDAWRTLLDIERVAPCMPGASVEEYDGKTVTGSVKVKVGPITVTYKGTAVFEEQDESAHRMVLIAGGRETRGQGTARATVTGTLSERDGGTAVSVRTDLTVTGRPAQFGRGVLAEVGDRLVGQFAACLSERLRETVGAGETAAETEVYPDQPLDVFRLIGVPVAKRAAGIAGAVAAVVLVVIGVRRVLGRRG, from the coding sequence ATGGAGCTGCACCACGAGTTCACCGTGCCCGTCCCGGTCGACGACGCCTGGCGGACGCTCCTCGACATCGAGCGGGTCGCACCCTGCATGCCGGGCGCGAGTGTCGAGGAGTACGACGGCAAGACCGTGACCGGGTCGGTGAAGGTCAAGGTCGGCCCGATCACCGTCACCTACAAGGGCACGGCCGTCTTCGAGGAGCAGGACGAGTCGGCACACCGCATGGTCCTGATCGCCGGCGGCCGGGAGACCCGCGGCCAGGGCACCGCGCGAGCCACGGTCACCGGCACGCTGAGCGAACGCGACGGCGGTACGGCCGTGTCCGTACGGACCGATCTCACGGTGACCGGACGCCCGGCCCAGTTCGGGCGCGGGGTGCTGGCGGAGGTCGGCGACCGGCTGGTCGGCCAGTTCGCCGCGTGCCTCTCCGAGCGGCTGCGCGAGACGGTGGGAGCCGGGGAGACCGCCGCGGAGACCGAGGTGTACCCGGACCAGCCGCTGGACGTGTTCCGCCTGATCGGGGTGCCGGTCGCCAAGCGTGCGGCCGGGATCGCCGGAGCGGTGGCCGCGGTGGTGCTGGTGGTCATAGGGGTGCGGCGGGTCTTGGGGCGCCGCGGCTGA
- a CDS encoding metallophosphoesterase family protein has translation MRLLLMSDTHLPKRAKALPAQLLAELPYADVVFHAGDWVDTATLDLLESHSRRLIGVYGNNDGPELRARLPEVAYAELGGLRFGAVHETGSAQGREARCAARFPDLDVLVFGHSHIPWDTTAPNGLRLLNPGSPTDRRRQPHCTYMTATVADARLSDVELHRLPPAR, from the coding sequence GTGCGCCTGCTCCTGATGTCCGACACCCATCTCCCCAAGCGCGCCAAGGCGCTGCCCGCGCAGCTCCTCGCCGAACTCCCTTACGCCGACGTGGTGTTCCACGCGGGCGACTGGGTCGACACGGCCACGCTCGACCTGCTGGAGTCCCACAGTCGCAGACTGATCGGCGTGTACGGCAACAACGACGGTCCCGAGCTGCGGGCCCGGCTCCCCGAGGTGGCGTACGCCGAACTCGGCGGCCTGCGGTTCGGTGCCGTCCACGAGACGGGCTCCGCCCAGGGGAGGGAGGCCCGCTGTGCCGCGCGCTTCCCCGACCTGGACGTCCTGGTCTTCGGCCACAGCCACATCCCGTGGGACACCACCGCTCCCAACGGGCTGCGCCTGCTCAATCCCGGCTCCCCGACCGACCGGCGCCGCCAGCCGCACTGCACGTACATGACGGCGACGGTGGCCGACGCCCGCCTCTCGGACGTGGAGCTGCATCGGTTGCCGCCGGCTCGCTGA
- a CDS encoding glycosyltransferase family 2 protein encodes MPVKVSVVVPVYNPGPYVEDCIASLLRQSLPPDEYEVIFVDDGSTDETPARLDALAADHPGLVQVIHQANSGWSGKPRNVGIAAAKGEFVMFVDNDDYLGDEALERMYDYGVANGADVVVGKMAGKGRGVPVELFRRNHPHATVENAPLIDSLTPHKMIRREFLDRIGLRFPEGRRRLEDHVFIAEAYLRADNVSVLSDYVCYYHVKRDDASNAGFQRFDPVGYFKNLCEALDVVDRYTEPGPLRDRLHRRWLRVEIVERMRGRRLLAMPADYRKELFDAMRGVVVERFGPGVAAGLQPTQQVVAALIAADRFAEVEAFAEWEGSVVPKAAPESLTWQDGTLRIDFTAEYVSRGKPLLFPADGERTPLDVSDPVAWVSADTAARFGEARVDLLLRERSSAAQYFQPVEFTRERIEDGDGVRLQLRAGATVDPTAVAGDGVWDAYVRVRLGGWTKECRLGPAPRDARQAPHAGVVGGRVVLPYWTEPHANLSLDIDRASTRLGLGGLSPDAVSVSGGRLRAALPLYVTGDTEVLLRVSSGDAQVDVPGTLYADGSGARLEAVLPADRLKGATWKVAISPRTAAPRFLALPFTLTAGVGGVRVVRKRKQSPGALRRLRRALGRVVRKAAARIRNRRA; translated from the coding sequence ATGCCGGTCAAGGTCAGCGTCGTCGTCCCGGTGTACAACCCCGGGCCATATGTCGAGGATTGCATCGCCTCGCTGCTGCGGCAGTCCCTGCCGCCCGACGAGTACGAAGTCATCTTCGTCGACGACGGCTCCACCGACGAGACCCCGGCCCGCCTCGACGCGCTCGCCGCCGACCACCCCGGTCTCGTCCAGGTCATCCACCAGGCGAACTCCGGCTGGTCCGGCAAGCCCCGCAACGTCGGCATCGCCGCCGCCAAGGGCGAGTTCGTGATGTTCGTCGACAACGACGACTACCTGGGCGACGAGGCCCTGGAGCGGATGTACGACTACGGCGTGGCCAACGGCGCCGACGTCGTCGTAGGAAAGATGGCCGGCAAGGGCCGCGGCGTTCCGGTGGAGCTGTTCCGCCGCAACCACCCGCACGCCACCGTCGAGAACGCCCCGCTGATCGACAGCCTCACCCCGCACAAGATGATCCGCCGGGAGTTCCTCGACCGGATCGGCCTGCGCTTCCCCGAGGGCCGGCGGCGGCTGGAGGACCACGTCTTCATCGCCGAGGCGTATCTGCGCGCGGACAACGTCTCGGTCCTCAGCGACTACGTCTGCTACTACCACGTCAAACGGGACGACGCCTCGAACGCGGGCTTCCAACGCTTCGACCCCGTCGGATACTTCAAGAACCTCTGCGAGGCCCTCGACGTCGTCGACCGCTACACCGAGCCGGGACCGCTGCGGGACCGGCTGCACCGGCGCTGGCTGCGGGTGGAGATCGTCGAGCGGATGCGTGGCCGCAGGCTGCTGGCGATGCCCGCCGACTACCGCAAGGAGCTCTTCGACGCGATGCGCGGCGTCGTCGTCGAGCGCTTCGGCCCCGGTGTCGCGGCCGGGCTGCAGCCGACCCAGCAGGTCGTCGCCGCCCTGATCGCCGCCGACCGGTTTGCCGAGGTCGAGGCCTTCGCCGAATGGGAGGGCTCCGTCGTACCGAAGGCCGCGCCGGAGAGCCTCACCTGGCAGGACGGCACGCTGCGGATCGACTTCACCGCCGAGTACGTGTCGCGCGGCAAACCCCTGCTGTTTCCCGCCGACGGTGAACGGACGCCGCTGGACGTGTCCGACCCGGTCGCCTGGGTCTCCGCGGACACCGCCGCCCGGTTCGGCGAGGCCCGGGTCGATCTGCTGCTGCGCGAGCGCTCCAGCGCCGCCCAGTACTTCCAGCCGGTGGAGTTCACCCGCGAGCGGATCGAGGACGGGGACGGTGTACGGCTCCAGTTGCGCGCCGGGGCCACCGTGGATCCCACGGCCGTGGCGGGCGACGGCGTGTGGGACGCGTACGTCCGGGTCCGGCTGGGCGGCTGGACCAAGGAGTGCCGGCTGGGTCCGGCCCCTCGGGATGCCCGCCAGGCCCCGCACGCCGGTGTGGTGGGCGGCCGTGTGGTGCTGCCGTACTGGACCGAACCGCACGCCAACCTCTCCCTGGACATCGACCGCGCGAGCACCCGCCTCGGCCTCGGCGGGCTGTCGCCGGATGCCGTCTCGGTCTCCGGCGGCCGGCTCCGCGCCGCGCTGCCGCTGTACGTCACCGGTGACACCGAGGTCCTGCTCCGCGTCAGCTCCGGTGACGCGCAGGTGGATGTGCCCGGCACCCTGTACGCGGACGGATCCGGGGCGCGGCTGGAGGCCGTCCTGCCCGCCGACCGGCTGAAGGGCGCGACGTGGAAGGTGGCGATCAGTCCGCGCACCGCCGCACCGCGCTTCCTCGCGCTGCCGTTCACCCTCACGGCCGGTGTCGGCGGGGTGCGCGTGGTGCGCAAGCGGAAGCAGTCTCCCGGCGCGCTGCGACGGCTGCGTCGCGCGCTGGGCAGGGTCGTACGAAAGGCGGCGGCCCGCATCAGGAATCGGAGGGCGTGA
- the rfbC gene encoding dTDP-4-dehydrorhamnose 3,5-epimerase → MRPLGIEGAWVLEPKVFPDERGSFHEWYRGEEFREATGYDLTLAQANCSVSRRGVLRGLHFADVPPGQAKYLTCVRGAVLDVVADIRVGSPTFGQWEAVRLDDDTRHAVFLAEGLGHAFMALTDDATVVYLCSTGYAPGREHGVDPLDANLGIEWPRDIPPVLSEKDAAAPSLAEAERSGLLPSYQDCSAYYRRLRGLSD, encoded by the coding sequence ATGCGACCACTGGGGATCGAAGGTGCCTGGGTGCTGGAGCCCAAGGTGTTCCCGGACGAGCGGGGCAGTTTCCACGAGTGGTACCGCGGTGAGGAGTTCCGCGAGGCCACCGGATACGACCTGACACTCGCCCAGGCCAACTGCTCGGTCTCCCGCCGGGGCGTGCTGCGGGGTCTGCACTTCGCCGATGTGCCGCCCGGCCAGGCCAAGTACCTCACCTGTGTGCGCGGTGCCGTGCTCGACGTGGTGGCCGACATCCGGGTGGGGTCACCGACCTTCGGGCAGTGGGAGGCGGTGCGGCTCGACGACGACACCCGGCACGCCGTGTTCCTCGCGGAGGGGCTCGGGCACGCGTTCATGGCGCTCACCGACGACGCGACGGTGGTGTACCTGTGCTCGACCGGGTACGCGCCCGGTCGTGAGCACGGGGTGGACCCGCTGGACGCGAACCTGGGGATCGAGTGGCCCCGGGACATCCCGCCGGTGCTGTCGGAGAAGGACGCGGCCGCGCCCTCGCTGGCGGAGGCGGAGCGGTCCGGGCTGCTGCCGTCGTACCAGGACTGCTCCGCCTACTACCGGCGGCTGCGCGGACTCAGCGACTGA